The genomic segment GCAACAGCAGAGGTAGTACGGATTTGTCCGCCAGCGCATCGAGGGCCAGCAACGCGGAGCGTTCGCGGACGGCGTTGTTGTAGTCGCCCAACGCATTGACGACAATGGGCAGCGTCGACTTGTCGCCGCAGAACGCCAGGCCCCAGACGGCGCGGAAACGAACAACTCCCGAGGCGTCGTTGGTGGCCAGACGGACGACATCCGGCAGGACCGCTTTGCCGCCCACGTGACTCAGTGACCAGACGGCGGAGGCCCGCACGCGGTCGTCCTCGTCGTTTAACACCGGCCGTAGCGCGCTGATGACCTCCGGACCGCGATAAAGCAGGAGGCTCCATGCGGCGGCGCCGCGCACTGCGGTGTTGGTGTCCTGAAGGCACTGCAAGATCAGCGGAACTGCAGCGGGATCATGAACTATAGCGAGTTCCTGAATGGCGTCCACGCGAACGGTCTCGTCCGGTGATTTTACCCAGCGCGCCAGGCGCTCAAACTTCTTGTCCGTCTCCGTCGGCATCGGTCCTGATGCCTGTGCCAGGCAGAGGCCCGGGAGCGCCAAAACCAGCAGCCATGAGCGGAAGATGCGAGAATATTTCAGCGGGTTTGCCTCCTTCATTCCGGCCCAGATGTCGCCAGGCATCCTTCCCCACAGACAGGCTGCCAGCGGTTGTCTGCGTCAATCCCCGGCGCACGGACCACAATGATCGCCCTGCGCGAGAAACCCCGCAACTGCGGACGGCGCCACGCACAAAGTCTGCTCGTGCTTGCTGTCGACTTTGTGGCAGATCGCCACCTTGTCTTTCGAGCAAAAGCCTCCCGATGGGCAGCCGCCGCCGTGGCCGGTGATTTCCTTGGACGTACGAACTACCGTGCGCGAATCAACCGAAGCGGAGGCCAGTACGCGATTGGCCACAACCTGGACCGTGCTCGATTTCAGCGAGTCACGAAGTTGCTTGCCGGAACTGTGGCTCGCGAAGGTGTCGGCAAACGACATGGCCATTTCACGCCAGGCGGCGACGATGTTGCCCACCTGCTCGGCGGTTTCGCCGTCATCGGTCACCATTCCGATTCGGCCGCTCCACGTGCCAAAGGCCAATTCGGCATCCACGACCAATCCATGCACACGCGAACGAAGGCTGCTGGGCAGGAACGTGCCGCCGTGCGGCATGACCACGAGCACATGCAAAGGGTCGACCGTCTGTTCCCGCAAGAGCGTCATATCGCCATTCAACATCGCCTGAAAGGCCCGCCGTTGGCGCTCAACTTCGTCCTTCTGCCCGAAGTACGCGACCTGGCGGAACATCAGACCCAGAAGCTGGTCGGCGGAACCCGACAACTCATCCCCCAATCGGGCGTGGACGTAGCCGGCATCGTTCAGCACGTTCTGTCCGCCGCCGATGGGATCGAAGAAAAGTTGCACGACGACGTCACGCGCTTCTCCAGCTTGTTCGTGGTAACTGACGACCATCAACGACGGGGAGGTCGGTGGCACAATCGATGACGCCTCGGAGGGATGATTCAGCATCGCGGAGACGTTTCCCACGAGCGCGGGACTGACGTGATCGGTTTCCCCCAACAACTGGAGACATTCACTGTATTGAGCAGGAGCCAGCGCGGCGGTGCCGCGGGCAGGCTGATTGACAGCCAGCGCTTTCACGGGAACCGCGGCCACAACCGCATTGGGAGATGAGAAGATGGAATCCGCCGCCAAGGTTGCCGCGAGACAATGCGAAGACAAGTAAAACATCAGACCGGCGGCTGAACTGCGAAATACAAAATACGGATTGAGCCTCAGTCCTCGGTAACTGGTGGTCCTGTTATTCATTTCGCGTCTCAAATATGCAAGTTCGATGCCAGCCGCGGCGCGGGATTCCCGTTGTTTGGAACCTCGATCATGGCCACACGAAAATGCCATAAACCTCCAAGAGAACGGCCAATTCCAGCAATTCCTCCGGTGGACCCAACGCCTTTTTAACATAGGCCAACGTCACGTGAAGTCAAATTATCGGCCTGGCCAGACAACCCGTGAACGAAAGTGGACAAACCGAACGCCAACCCGGTTCAATGTGTGGCGGGTGGATTTGCCGCCCCTGCCGCAACCTTTTCTTGCTTCTCCGTTACTTTGGCCAAAGCCTCGGCAGCAGCGTCGCGCACGAGACTGTTCTCGTCATTCTCCGCGCGCGTAAGAATTTCCTTCGCGTTGGCATCGCCAATCTGCCCCAGCGCCCACGCGACCGAAGCACGGACACGGGACTCCTTTTCCTTCATGAGCCGCACCTTCTCATCGATCGGTCCGGTCACAATCGTGACGCCTTCTGTGTCCGCCGGTGCCGCTTCGTAGTAGGGACGCACAGCCGCTTCCAGCGGTCCGATGGCGCGTGCCTCACCGATCTTGCCGAGTGACACCGCCGACTCCGCCCGCAACCCGGCGTCTTCCGCCCTCAAACCTTGTTCGACCAGAGAATCAATGGACGCGGGATCACGAATGTCTCCCAG from the Verrucomicrobiia bacterium genome contains:
- a CDS encoding HEAT repeat domain-containing protein translates to MKEANPLKYSRIFRSWLLVLALPGLCLAQASGPMPTETDKKFERLARWVKSPDETVRVDAIQELAIVHDPAAVPLILQCLQDTNTAVRGAAAWSLLLYRGPEVISALRPVLNDEDDRVRASAVWSLSHVGGKAVLPDVVRLATNDASGVVRFRAVWGLAFCGDKSTLPIVVNALGDYNNAVRERSALLALDALADKSVLPLLLQQRHDILPATRRVVMYLLAKYGDGSVIPGLIEGLQDPDALVRAEAAISLGKLRARKNLDALQPLLEDPDEHVRGSTAYAIGLMGDPSGVKLLRSLSQDNSAFVRAVAAESLQKLGDKAAKPPEGFKAAELFTFPIYSPEQKELY